The Panicum virgatum strain AP13 chromosome 5K, P.virgatum_v5, whole genome shotgun sequence genome has a window encoding:
- the LOC120708066 gene encoding reticulon-4-interacting protein 1, mitochondrial-like, producing the protein MWWRAVRARRRIAGARPASTASSPAAEKSCRAVLVPRYGGPEVLEVRQGVPVPDLKPRELLVRTRAVSINPLDLRMRSGYGRSIFEPLLPLIIGRDISGEVAATGTSASSFSIGQEVFGALHPTALRGTYADYAILSLDELTPKPSTLSHAEASAIPFAALTAWRALHGTARISEGQRVLVIGGGGAVGLAAVQLAVAAGCGVSATCGAQSVERVMGAGAEQAIDYTAEDTEATVKGKFDAVLDTIGVPETERIGINVLRRGGHYMTLQGEAAALADRYGLAVGLPAATAALLKKQMQYRYSHGIEYWWTYMRADAEGLHEIQRLSGAGKLQIPVEKTFSINQVREAHMAKEKKLVPGKVVLEFD; encoded by the exons ATGTGGTGGAGGGCGGTGAGGGCCCGCCGGCGGATCGCCGGGGCGCGGCCGGCATCCaccgcgtcgtcgccggcggcggagaagaGCTGCCGCGCCGTGTTGGTGCCGCGTTACGGTGGGCCGGAGGTGCTGGAGGTCAGGCAGGGTGTGCCCGTGCCCGATCTGAAGCCGCGGGAGCTGCTCGTGCGCACACGCGCTGTCTCCATCAACCCCCTGGACCTGCGA ATGCGATCTGGTTATGGACGCTCCATATTCGAGCCCCTCCTACCTCTTATCATTGGACGGGACATTAGCGGTGAAGTTGCAGCCACAGGGACTTCTGCATCGTCATTTTCTATTGGGCAAGAAGTGTTCGGTGCATTGCATCCAACAGCTCTCAGAGGGACATATGCTGATTATGCAATTCTTTCACTGGATGAACTTACTCCCAAACCATCTACACTCAGTCATGCA GAGGCTAGTGCAATCCCATTTGCTGCATTGACTGCATGGCGTGCTTTGCATGGTACGGCTCGAATTTCTGAAGG ACAAAGAGTACTTGTgattggtggaggaggagcggttGGGCTAGCTGCTGTACAGCTTGCAGTAGCTGCAGGGTGTGGGGTTTCTGCCACCTGTGGAGCCCAAAGTGTTGAGCGAGTTATGGGAGCTGGTGCTGAACAAGCTATTGATTACACCGCTGAG GATACAGAAGCAACAGTCAAAGGGAAGTTTGATGCTGTTTTAGACACCATTGGAGTACCTGAGACTGAAAGAATTGGCATAAATGTTCTTAGGAGAGGTGGACACTATATGACTCTTCAG GGAGAAGCAGCGGCACTAGCAGATAGATATGGATTAGCTGTAGGGCttcctgctgctactgctgctttgCTAAAGAAACAGATGCAGTATCGTTATTCTCATGGAATAG AGTATTGGTGGACTTACATGAGAGCTGATGCTGAAGGGCTTCATGAGATACAAAGACTGTCTGGAGCTGGGAAGTTGCAGATACCTGTGGAAAAGACTTTTTCCATCAACCAAGTAAGAGAAGCTCATATGGCCAAGGAGAAAAAGTTAGTTCCTGGCAAGGTGGTCCTAGAATTCGACTAA
- the LOC120708067 gene encoding optic atrophy 3 protein homolog: MMLPLVKLGSLAFRTLSKPIAARLKHNAGIHPKFRGFIIGIAQANHRFTTNMQRRLYGRATDIHIRPLNEEKAIQAAADLLGELFVFSVAGAAIIYEVQRSARSEARKEEVRNQEMEAIKKREEQLAIEVQLMKQKISEMERKYSKWTLQGFRGFGAAQAAAQPAGTQQPTAA; this comes from the exons ATGATGCTGCCGCTGGTGAAGCTCGGCTCGCTCGCGTTCCGGACTCTGAGCAAGCCCATCGCGGCCCGCCTCAAGCACAACGCCGGCATCCACCCCAAGTTCCGCGGCTTCATCATCGGCATCGCGCAG GCAAACCATCGTTTCACAACAAATATGCAGAGGCGACTTTACGGGCGTGCGACTGACATTCACATTCGGCCACTGAATGAGGAGAAAGCTATTCAAGCTGCTGCAGATCTTCTTGGCGAACTATTTGTTTTCTCG GTTGCTGGTGCTGCAATTATCTATGAGGTGCAAAGAAGTGCTAGGTCAGAAGCCAGGAAAGAGGAGGTCCGCAATCAGGAAATGGAG GCGATAAAGAAAAGGGAGGAGCAACTAGCCATCGAAGTGCAGCTCATGAAACAGAAAATTAGCGAGATGGAGCGGAAGTACTCGAAGTGGACTCTTCAGGGATTCCGCGGCTTCGGCGCTGCCCAGGCGGCAGCTCAGCCTGCTGGTACGCAGCAGCCGACAGCTGCGTAG